GCGTGGGCTCGGCGGCGGGCTGGCCGCCCTGCACCGGGCGGCCCTGCCCCGGGCCGCCGTGGCGGTGCTGGCCGGCGCGCTGCTGATCGGCCTCGCCGCCGCCGTCCTCGGGGGCGTCCGATGAGGCCCGGGCGCGGGACCGGGCAGGCGGCCGCCAGCCGGGCCGACGCGGGTCCGGTCCGCCGGGGCGAGCCGCTCGGGGGTGTGGCATGACGTTCGGTCAGTTCCTGCTGGTCGCGGTGCTGGCGGTGCCGGCGCTCGGCGCGGCCGTGGTCGCCGCGCTGCCCCGCGACCCGGCCCGACTGGTGGGCGTGGTCGTCGCCGCGATCACCCTGCTCGCCACGCTGCCCCTGGCCACCGGCGACGGCTCGTGGACGGCGTACACCGTCACCGAACCCGCGGTACGACCCTGGCACCAGGTCGACCTGGCCTGGACCCCCGCCCTGGACCTGCGCTTCCACCTCGGCGTGGACGGCATCTCGTACCCGCTGGTCGTGCTGACCGCCCTGCTCACCCTGCTCTGTTGCGGGTACACGCTGTGGCGGGAACCCGCCGGCGGGCGCGGCGGCGCCCTGGTCGCGTTGCTGCTGGTGATCGAGGTCGGCATCCTGGGCACCTTCCTCGCCCTCGACCTGGTGCTGTTCTTCCTCTTCTTCGAGGTCGTCCTGCTCCCCATGTACGCGGTCATCGCCGGCTGGGGCGGCACCGCCGACGCCGCGCCCGCCCGCGGCCACGCCGAGTACCGGCCGGTGGACCGGGCGGGCGCGCGGGCGGCGGCCCGGAAGTTCGCCCTCTACACCCTGGCCGGCTCGGTGCTGCTGCTGGTCGGCGTGTACGTGGTGGTCTCCGCCGCCGGCACCGCCGACATCGTCACGCTGACCGGCGGCGCCGGCCTCTCCCGGAGCGCCCAGATGGCCGCGTTCGTCCTGCTCGGGCTGGCGTTCGCGGTGAAGAGCCCACTGTGGCCGCTGCACACCTGGCTGCCCGCCGCGCACACCCAGGCGCCCACCGTCGGCAGCGTGATCCTCGCCGGGGTGCTGCTCAAGATGGGCACGTACGGGCTGATCCGGGTCGCCGTCGGCGTCGCCCCGGAAGGGGCCCGCTGGGCAGCGCCGGCGCTGGGCGTGCTCGCCGTCGCCGCGATCATCGTCGGCTCACTGGTCTGCCTGGCCCAGAGCGAGCTGAAACGGCTGATCGCGTACTCCAGCGTCGGGCACATGGGGTTCGTGCTGCTCGGCGTGGCCACCCTCACCACCACCGGCATCCAGGCCGCGCTGATCGGCAACGTCGCCCACGGCGTCCTCACCGGTCTGCTGTTCTTCCTGGCCGGGGCGATCAAGGACCGTACCCACACCGGGGAGCTGGGCGAGCTGTCCGGGCTGCGGGAGACCGCGCCCCGACTGTCCGGGCTGCTCGCGTTCGCCGCGATCGGCTCGCTCGGCCTGCCCGGCCTGGCCGGCTTCTGGGGCGAGGCGTTCGCCGTGGTCGCCGCGATCGAGGTCGGCGGGCCGCTGTGGACCACGCTGGGCGTGCTCGCGGCGCTGGGCGGGGCGCTCACCGCCGCGTACCTGCTGCGCCTGCTGCGTCGGGTCACCCACGGCCGACCCAGCCCGGCGGTGGTCGGCATTCCCGCAGGTGTCGCCGTCCCGGAGTGGGTCGTGTGGGCGCCGCTGGCGTTGCTCGCCCTGGCCGTC
The sequence above is a segment of the Micromonospora sp. WMMD882 genome. Coding sequences within it:
- a CDS encoding NADH-quinone oxidoreductase subunit M encodes the protein MTFGQFLLVAVLAVPALGAAVVAALPRDPARLVGVVVAAITLLATLPLATGDGSWTAYTVTEPAVRPWHQVDLAWTPALDLRFHLGVDGISYPLVVLTALLTLLCCGYTLWREPAGGRGGALVALLLVIEVGILGTFLALDLVLFFLFFEVVLLPMYAVIAGWGGTADAAPARGHAEYRPVDRAGARAAARKFALYTLAGSVLLLVGVYVVVSAAGTADIVTLTGGAGLSRSAQMAAFVLLGLAFAVKSPLWPLHTWLPAAHTQAPTVGSVILAGVLLKMGTYGLIRVAVGVAPEGARWAAPALGVLAVAAIIVGSLVCLAQSELKRLIAYSSVGHMGFVLLGVATLTTTGIQAALIGNVAHGVLTGLLFFLAGAIKDRTHTGELGELSGLRETAPRLSGLLAFAAIGSLGLPGLAGFWGEAFAVVAAIEVGGPLWTTLGVLAALGGALTAAYLLRLLRRVTHGRPSPAVVGIPAGVAVPEWVVWAPLALLALAVGLVPALVLGVAESPVAALVEVIHP